Within Raineyella sp. W15-4, the genomic segment CGACGGAGATCCGTACCGTCATTCGTCGGCCGGTCCTGCAGCCCGATCCAGGCGATGTGGGCGGATCCGGCCCGTGGAAAGGCCCCCGGACGAGCCCAGCCCAGCGGCAGCGGCACCGCGCGCGCCGCGAGCCGGGTGATCCGGCCGGCCAGTCGCCGGTACGCCGCCTCGTCGACGGCGGGCAGGAAGACCAGCGTCACATGCCAGGTCGCCGCGGCCATGGTCCGCCACCCGGTCGGCAGCGGGCCGTTCGCCGGGACAGCCAGCCACCGGGTGAGGACCTCCGTCGCGGCCGGGTCCGGCACCAGGGCGAGGAACACCCGCCGGGTGGCGGGCCGCCCCGGAGGATCAACCGGAAGGATGACGGACACCGGACACCACCACGGAGGAACACATCGGGAAGAGGAGGGACTACAGCGGGAAGGTGCTGTGCAGCGCGGAGATCGCCGCGGCGACGCGGCCGGCGTCATCGCCGCGGACGACGATCGTGGTGCCGGAGCGGCCCTCGAGCATGGACGGGTAGGACCCGATGGCCAGGTCGGCGTACGTCTCCGCCAGGGTGCGCAGCTCACCGGCGATGGAGCTCTCCGGACGCTGCACCCGGTAGTCGCGGACGGTGAGTGGGCGCCCGTGGGCCAGGCCGGGCAGCACCGCCTCGACCATGCCGCGGAAGATGATCGGCACGCCGGCCATCACGTGCACGTTGCCGACGGTGAAGCCGGGGGCGCCGGACAGGCCGTTGTCGATCAGGCTGGCGCCGGCCGGCACCCGGGCCATCCGCTGCTCCTCCACCGTGTACGTCATCCCGCGCGCCGCGCAGAAGCCCTGGATCCGGCGCTCGGCCTCGGGATCGATGACGATCGGGACGCCGAACGCCGCCGCGATGGCGTCGGCGGTGATGTCGTCGTGGGTGGGCCCGATGCCACCGGAGGTGAACACGTGGGCGTACGCCCCGCGCAGCGCGTCCACTGCCCCGACGATGGCGTCATGGTCGTCGGGGACGATCCGTACCTCCCGCAGGTCGATCCCGTGCGCGCTGAGTACGCCGGCGAGGTGGTACATGTTCTCGTCGCGGGTACGTCCGGACAGGATCTCGTCGCCGATCACCAGGATGGCTGCCGTGGGGTTGGACACGCCCACGATCCTAGTCAGCCCCCGCCGGCGGGGGCCCGGTGGCCCGCGGCGACGACCTGTCGGGCCCGGTCCACTCGTCCTACCATGAGTCAACGGCCGGGGAACGGTCCCGGGTCCGATCCGGACGGAGTGGACATGTCGGAGCAGGCGATCGTCGTTGTCGGGGCCGGGCTGGCCGGGGCCCACGTCGTCCAGGGGCTGCGGGCCGAGGGGTTCGCCGGTCCGATCACGCTGCTGGGCCAGGA encodes:
- a CDS encoding competence/damage-inducible protein A — protein: MSNPTAAILVIGDEILSGRTRDENMYHLAGVLSAHGIDLREVRIVPDDHDAIVGAVDALRGAYAHVFTSGGIGPTHDDITADAIAAAFGVPIVIDPEAERRIQGFCAARGMTYTVEEQRMARVPAGASLIDNGLSGAPGFTVGNVHVMAGVPIIFRGMVEAVLPGLAHGRPLTVRDYRVQRPESSIAGELRTLAETYADLAIGSYPSMLEGRSGTTIVVRGDDAGRVAAAISALHSTFPL
- the thpR gene encoding RNA 2',3'-cyclic phosphodiesterase, coding for MSVILPVDPPGRPATRRVFLALVPDPAATEVLTRWLAVPANGPLPTGWRTMAAATWHVTLVFLPAVDEAAYRRLAGRITRLAARAVPLPLGWARPGAFPRAGSAHIAWIGLQDRPTNDGTDLRRPLSTLGAVAGACRRAAAAAGADPDDAKFRPHLTVGRSSRARDLSGYLALPGAPTGPAWVADRILLVESQLGKGEQGRPRYLERAAWRLGAPAPTYVSDPFPGSLD